The following coding sequences are from one Cryptococcus deuterogattii R265 chromosome 1, complete sequence window:
- a CDS encoding phosphoribosylglycinamide formyltransferase, whose amino-acid sequence MPRTRRITVLISGSGTNLQALLDAAGTARLPNAAITAVISSRSNAYGLTRARTHAPPIPTSVCALKTFLNRNPGATREDYDAEVARQVLDSRPDIVVLAGWMHILSDRFLDILDGKKEAPPAPALPPPEPSSLPTQTEPIPSNAPDSASRKEGADDAESQLPQPPASQSLPVPIINLHPALPGAFDGAHAIDRALEAFQKGEVKGTGVMVHRVVAEVDRGEPLLVKEVEIKDDDKLEDLEERIHSVEHEIIVDGARLVLEELDKQGRP is encoded by the exons ATGCCCCGCACCCGCCGCATCACGGTCCTCATCTCGGGCTCGGGCACAAACCTCCAGGCCCTCCTTGACGCTGCCGGCACGGCCCGTCTCCCCAACGCCGCCATCACCGCAGTCATCTCCTCCCGCTCAAACGCATACGGTCTCACCCGCGCCCGCACGCACGCCCCCCCCATCCCCACATCCGTCTGCGCCCTCAAAACATTCCTTAACCGCAACCCCGGCGCCACGAGGGAAGACTACGATGCCGAAGTAGCCAGGCAGGTCCTTGACAGCAGGCCCGACATCGTCGTCCTCGCTGGATGGATGCACATCCTCTCAGACCGCTTCCTCGATATACTAGacggcaagaaggaggccCCTCCCGCTCCCGCACTTCCTCCCCCCGAACCCAGCAGTCTGCCCACCCAGACCGAGCCTATTCCCTCCAACGCCCCCGACAGTGCCTCTCGAAAGGAAGGAGCCGACGACGCCGAGTCCCAGCTTCCCCAGCCACCCGCGAGCCAATCGCTCCCCGTGCCtatcatcaatctccaCCCAGCCTTGCCTGGTGCGTTTGATGGCGCGCATGCTATTGACAGAGCGTTGGAGGCGTTCCAAAAGGGCGAGGTCAAGGGCACAGGCGTCATGGTTCACAGGGTCGTGGCCGAAGTAGACAGAGGGGAGCCCTTGCTCGTCAAGGAGGTTGAAatcaaggatgatgacaaGCTGGAAGATCTCGAAGAGAGAATACATTCG GTTGAACATGAGATTATCGTTGACGGCGCACGACTCGTTCTTGAAGAACTCGACAAACAGGGCCGACCATGA